The Punica granatum isolate Tunisia-2019 chromosome 4, ASM765513v2, whole genome shotgun sequence sequence actcgggaaaccgtgaagggttttgctatctgttttgcccaattgcgaatgtccgctggagttttcagggcaatgtagtgtgaacttcgtttgccgtaattccatcagaccagtctccggttacgctcttccgaagaagggtatacccgttttgtcgctcggaagtcatttagggtgtttgtatggcttccaaaagacaatctgaagctctacacgtgctctgtatgattgtggggtgtggccgcatctgatatttggaattaacttttctccgagaaaccggcatttttggacttccactgaaaagttgtctgtatacagaaagttattctgtatagagcagatgatttgcaaaatgcctttggggacacttttcatctgtttggcattggagtggatttttggagtccaatattggctatcttccgatgatcgagcgaactatagGAAAATAGAGTTGTCCGTGTGAtgtactgaaaatgccggttttggatattgctgagctctctagtcactctgttgctccttgatgacctctggagtccttctgtcatatacATGCGTCATTTGCttgattttgctgacttgagaatgaatattGATTTCTCGCTCTGTGGAGCCTTTTTCTGTGATAACGCTCAAGTCGTAGCATTGTTTGCTATTGATGGACATTGTTTGActtgtggaccaaaatggggtgctgacaacggGTTGAGTATTCCTTCTCCTTCCCCTTCTTCAAACTTTAGTTCgtatttttcatggagaatgCTTCAATTATTCAATCGATTTGATGGTTTCAGAATGTGAGATTTCTAGGTTTTAGGATCGGAAGATTTCTAACACGAGACTGGATTTTTTCCGCATCACCGTTTTAGAAGAATCAATTTCAAATAAGGTGTCAAAAAATCACCAGTGTTATGAGAATAtgaatatttgtttttttttccattttagtTGCCCATGCTAATTTAACAACAAAATGACCTCTTGATAGAATGATTTCAGGGGTCTAATGTTGTgattggtttcaaagtaggattttaaaatcagattttgattttgaaaaagagtggtataaatggttatataTGAGACCcactttttgactttgtatgagttattttgttttgttatgtgtagaattaagttaaagtgtgatttcaaataaaatctGTCCGAGTTAGTCGACTAAGGGACAATAGAATTTCCTCACCGAGTAGTTTGTACTATTTTACTATCTTCttttatcaaaaaagaaaatttagcaaaaaaatgtaaaatttggcctttctttatttttctccaCTTCACGTAAAATAAAGgggaaaagacattttttatCCTAAACCTTTGCctactttttttgttttcggaCTAAACCTATTTTCGTTCAATTCTATCCTACACATTACATAATTTGTTCGGTTTAGTCCTACCGTtaattttttgtcaaaaaaattatttttccattcaaatatttctaaatatataattaattaaaaacaaatttcaaaatacaaaaaataagaaaaaatgaaaataaaaatattttggggGTGGAGGGTCCCACCAGCGGCGACCTCTCCCCCTCCGAGATTGCTTGTGGCCTTTGAGGCCGTCAGTGACCTCGAAAGGGAAGGGGTGGCCACAGGCGATCTCAGAGGGGGAGGGGTGATCGTTGACAATTGGGATCTCTCGATTCTAGTGGAGGGGAGCCTCGCCGGTGGCCAGCCCTCCCTTTCCAAGGTTGCCAGCGGCCACAGAAACCACAAGCGACCTCAGAGGCAGAGGGGTAGCCACCGGCGGGGACTGGGAtctctctttttaatttttttttgtattttcaaatttaattagtaattagattatatattttaaaatatttttgacaaaaaattagttttttgATGGAAAAATTTAAGGTAGGACTAAAACAATCAAATTATGTAACGAAGATAGAAGTTTAGGATGAAAACGAAAaggtaaataaaaattgagtattaaaaatgaatttttcccTATGATCCCTTGGGCAAAAGTATTCTGGGACGGCGGGCTATGATTTCGCAATTGATCATCATTTCTTAATCACTGGGACGGCCCATGCTTCGCACGATTATTAAtgttattatgaaaatatttttattgtggcATTTAAGCTAATATAGGTTAGTTAATGGGAAAAATTACGTGagattaatcatttttaaagTAATAAGATAATTAATGTTCTATagtcaataaaaattaaattgaagcaATTAATGAAGCTAATAATCATTCTCCTTGAGTAACGTCAGAGTTAACATATGTTTGGTAAGCAGCAATAAACAACACATTATGTAATTTatggaaaataatttgaaatttatacatTACTTAACTTTCAACTAAGTACATGTGACAAAATCATTtaaaagtttattattttttccattaaaatatatataaaaaatgcaaatatgggTAGTATAGAATCTGTATGTACCCATACTATCATAAATCCTAAAAGATTATGCCATAATAGATCCGAACATTTACCCCGGAAAGGGTAGAATGGAATACGTAATAGTCGAGAAAATCACCCGCTTGATCGAGTATGCTACCAATCAATTTTACAACgaaattcatgaaaattaatttgttgtaaagcttatagaaaaataaacatgcatattaatattatttatttcatcgttaagtaaacatatatatattaatatattattctacaatattattatttacttcagcGTTAAGCAACGcatttattattgtattactttataattttattatttactttatcgttaataatttatttgtctAATAGAACGAAATAACAATGTGAACGTACTTATTGTTTTCGCTCGTTTATTTATCGAAAAtcgaatataatatattataagtaaaatgaatttattaaaaatataataaaaattaaacgaATTTTAATCCTACTCTCCCAACGTACTTCGAAAACAGTCAAATGATGATTCTAATCTAATTCTCTGAAATCACTGGTCAGGTTGCcggcctcttcctcctccaccGGAATTCATATTATTCTTACCAACAGGCGGccagcagaagaagaagaaagaagctgAAACAGTAAGGTTTCTCTGTTTCGGTGATCGAACCCGCATCTGTTTGTCCGCTGCTTGCTGTTGATTAGGTTAGGGTATACAAACGGTAAGGGTCATTCTGTCTGGCTGGGCCCACTGTTTAATTCTTTGAGAGTTAGTCGAGATAATGGAAGAGAGGGTGGGATAGCAAAGACTGGTTCAAGTGGTAAAAAGCAAAATGGGCATTTCTTGAAATTGggcctttttttcttttatgggcCCGACCTGGCCGCCTGGGTGTTGTCTCGGGATGAAAAGAGTTCTGCTTACTGAAGTATTGATACTGTGTTATGCTCTTTTGGGGCCATTTATAAGGTGTTCGTTTTCAACGCAAAGAGTGAACTTTTGCCATCTGAGTGGTTCATTTATTGGGAAGAACCTGATATGTTCTTAATCACATTATGGGGTTCGTGGTTTTATGATGTACATTTGGTCCGGCCTCATTGGTTTCAAGTGAATGATGGACATTCATAATGTTCATCTCGATTTGATGTTCGTGGTGCTTCCAAGTCTAAATTCATAATCATGCCACGCTTCCTTAATGTTCTAATTCTTTGCATTGCATTCCACCGGTTGGTTCCTTACTATGTGAACGTAAGCCTTGATTGGTTCCGGTCAATATtgctttccctttttcttcaattgttCTAGGTTAGCTAAAACCATAAGTGAAGCAATGCAATAGcaagaaaggggaaaaaggtAAAATTGGAGATGCAGACTTGGTCCTACCTTCCTCCTGAACTTTTGGTGTTGATATTCTCGCACCTCAATCTACGTGATAACATTCGTGCTTCAGTTGTTTGTAAGAGATGGCAATCGGCCACCACTTCTATTCGGACAGttaatcagtctccatggatCATGTACTTCCCCGAGCGTGGTAACCTTTGTTATTTCTACGACCCATCACACCGTGAGGCTTATTCCCGCGAGCTGCCAGAGTTGCAGGAATCGAGGGTATGTTACACAAAAGACGGATGGCTGCTCCTGTACAGGCCTAGTGATTACTCTATCTTCTTCGTTAACCCGTTCATGCGTAGTTGTCCTATGAGACGGTTGCCTTCTCCTGTGCCCCCACATCTCCGAACTGTGTAGTTTTTGCCTGAAGGAAATTAGGCCTGCAATTGTTGCTATTAGCACTCGTCAGTCTGGGGCAACAGAGTGGACTAGAGTCAATTACAGCAGCAGGTTACCCTTTGGGAGCACAATGTGGAATAGACTTGTCTTCAGCAATGGAGTTTTCTATTGCCTCTGTCCCAAGGGTTGGCTCGGGGTTTTTGATCCCAAGGAGCGTACCTGGGGAGTCCTCGTGACTCCACCTAAATGTCCCAATGACTTATTTGCAAGAAATTCGTGGAAGGGGAAATTTATGGCCGTGCATAATAAAGGAGATATCCTAGTTGTTTATACATGTTGCCGTCAAAACCAGCATGTGTTCAGGTTGGATCGGAGAAACAGCAGGTGAGAAGAAGTGAAAAGTCCCATAGAAGCGACACTTTTTGCAAATTACTTGACATCCCGTGCCATGACTGATCTTTCAGGGATTACGACCAACAGTATTTACTTCTCTAAACTTCGTTTATATGGGAAGTGTTGCATATGGTACTCTCTCAGTGGGAGCAGATATCATCCGCGCAAGCAGGGATATTACTGGGGAGATGAAGACTCTTCCGAGAGTATTTGGATCGAACCCCCGAAAGATCTAACTCCTTTCTTTGCAGAATCCTAGTGAGCTGGTAAGTATTACTGAATACACGACCTAAGCATCTACAATTATATTTtccatgaaattattttattattaggGTGGCATTTCTTTTGAAGGTCCATTTCTATAAAATCCtatcataaattttatttgttctgGTCAATTACTATTACAGTGAagattattttattgtttgatGTTTCTGGAAAATCTTTTTTGGCTCAAACGGTAGATAAGCTCTATTTGTTTATCGATGACTTCTTGTACTAAATTTATTATGTAGGATTCTTGGTAGTCTGCACTAAAATATAGAATCTTGctgtttatttattgatttcaTTTTGTAGAGCCACTCGTTCGATATCTTGAAAATTCGCTAGCAAATGCAATTACGATTTATAAATCTGTGTGATAGATTCTTGCTTTTGCCTTTGCTGTTTATGAAAGCAGGCGTTTGGATCTCTTCCTCTGGTGTTGAAGAAGCTCTCCCTCAGTTATCATTTTTAGTTTCTGACATTTCAAGTTCGACGATTAGCACAGGCAGCAAATTTGAGACCTTCATGCGGAATAAGTGGCACTTTAAAACATGTGCTAAGCTTATTATTAAACTTAATAAACACATTTATCTAACTATGTCAAAGaatgaatatattattatgaaCGATCTGATTTGTCtgtaatttacttattttcaTATCTCCCGGTTTTGAGATCACACTGACCATTTTATCGAAACAAATTTCGATTACAGCCTTGCCTTCTGTTCATCCAAGTCAATGCAAAATTGACCGACTttctatttaataaaaatttttgtTTATGTTCACACGCAATAATTTTACTTATGTAAATTCTTCCGATAGTTTATTGTAGGGTACTTCTACAGCGCTAATCGAACACCGATGAATTGTAGCATACTTCTGTCGAATTGGTTTTCTGGTATGGGATTGTTAAAGTTCGATGCGACCTACGGGAGAGCCAAAGGTTTGGGCAGATGAGTCAGTAGCCGAGGTACTATCAGAACAAGAAAGTGCCCCCCCGTCGTTTATTATCTCCGGCGGAGTCACCAGCTCGGGCATCCCCATTTTACTGAAGTTCCTCTATGTCTTCACATTTAAGTACACGTGAATTGCTTGCTTCTGATTTGTTGATGTTTGCAGAACGTACAGCGGCTTCGTGTGGCACGAGCCCGATTGCTGTGAAGACGACCTGATTTTCCCTTCTCAAATGAAAATGGATGTGCATCAAAGGTTCTGATGAACTCTTCGACGAATCGAATTCAGGTGAAGGAAATTCGTGTTGCATTCTACCTTCAAGAATAGTTGGCACCATAGCAAAGTAAACTCGTTCAGCTAGAATTGCCATATTAACATCTCCGGTCCACATTTATTGATTGCAGATCACTTCAGTCCGATAGCAAACATCAAAATACAGTCGGAAAAGTAACAGAGTTACGATCGAAAATCCGCAGATTTGTCGTATTGAAGTATGTCGTACCCTGTGGGGATGAGAATGTCATCATCTCCAGTTCACATGAAGAGATTGGATTGGAGTAAAGTCAGCAGCACAGCTCCTTCCCTGCGTTTTGAAACCAAACTGATCAGGTCAGACCAGATCAGATCAGAACCCCCTGAAATTCAGACAGAGTCCATTCTACCGGTCGGAACTTTACCTTCTGGCCGAAACCGATGGCGTGTCCGAATCCTCCCCGCCGCCTCGCTTCCTCTTCCTGCACCGCCCGCTCTTCCCCGCAGCGACTACAGCCGCAATCTGCAGCTGAGACTGAGCCACCATCCGAGTCAGCTCCAAATCAAGCTCTCCCCGCCTCCGCTCCACCTCCACCCTCGACGCCTCCCTCGCCTTGGCCATCTCCATCTCCACCTGCTCGATAGTCCGCATCGAGTCACAGAACAGGCGGAGACTCGCCGCCAGATTGACTGCGATGCCATCAGGGCACTCTGGCTCGGAGTCGGACGCGGAGCCGGGAGAGACGGTGGAGTCCTCGTCGGGAGGCAGATTCTCAGGGATGAATCCGTCATCGTAAGCGTACTTTAGACGGTTCTCGTCGCCAGCTGCTCCGGCGCTGTATTCTCCGGTTGGACGAGAGGGATCCGCCATtcgtttttcttctttattctGCAGGGAATGGGAGGAATGAGTGAAAGGAGGCATTTCAGTTGTCGCCATTGGGCGCTGCCATGTCAGAACGCAACATTCGGTTAATCGATTGAAAATTGATTGAATCACTGGGAAAGCACCCGTGAGATGTTGCAGGTCCAAAGATTTTTTTGGACAATTATGGTTtgatttttctctaattttttatttttcatatttttttaaagattggTGATATAAGTTTCATCTCTCGAAATGTACTACTATCTTTATACTACTATAAAATGCGAAggttgtttgtttattttattac is a genomic window containing:
- the LOC116202433 gene encoding uncharacterized protein At4g22160, whose protein sequence is MATTEMPPFTHSSHSLQNKEEKRMADPSRPTGEYSAGAAGDENRLKYAYDDGFIPENLPPDEDSTVSPGSASDSEPECPDGIAVNLAASLRLFCDSMRTIEQVEMEMAKAREASRVEVERRRGELDLELTRMVAQSQLQIAAVVAAGKSGRCRKRKRGGGEDSDTPSVSARREGAVLLTLLQSNLFM